The following are encoded together in the Triticum dicoccoides isolate Atlit2015 ecotype Zavitan chromosome 6B, WEW_v2.0, whole genome shotgun sequence genome:
- the LOC119324193 gene encoding uncharacterized protein LOC119324193: MDDHLAVLARGEGWTEERHAAFLNGVERSFVQEVLVGAAGVSEERRASRRLCHRGPPPAGGRGQLPLDRPLPDSAVESNRRGPSRPAARDAK; encoded by the coding sequence ATGGACGATCATCTGGCGGTGCTGGCGCGCGGCGAGGGGTGGACGGAGGAGCGGCACGCGGCGTTCCTCAACGGCGTGGAGCGCTCCTTCGTGCAGGAGGTCCTCGTGGGCGCCGCCGGCGTCAGCGAGGAGCGGCGGGCGTCGCGCAGGCTCTGCCACCGGGGGCCGCCGCCCGCCGGCGGCCGCGGCCAGCTCCCGCTGGATCGCCCCCTCCCCGATAGCGCCGTGGAGTCCAACCGCCGGGGACCCTCCCGGCCTGCAGCCCGCGACGCAAAATGA
- the LOC119322891 gene encoding E3 ubiquitin-protein ligase At1g63170-like — MATPRSPGPRGEELLDSAPLLGGGGRRRGALRRPSLRGTARLLRQGGRRAMREPSLLVRETAAEQLEERQADWAYSRPVVALDLLWNLAFILTTAVVLVLSGDESPSVPLRIWVAGYAVQCVLHMVCVAMEYRVRHGQRGGSSTAADEERGTDGSSSSIDDAGESGPHGRIDDFVSVAKHLESANTMFSFIWWIIGFYWVSAGGQVLTHDAPQLYWLCIVFLAFDVFFVVFCVALACIIGIAVCCCLPCIIAILYAVSDQEGASEDDIRQIPKYKFRRMGEPEKQSVTMTESSGGIMIECGTNQPIEKVLAAEDAECCICLSVYDDGAELRELPCGHHFHCACIDKWLHINATCPLCKLNVRKNSSSSGSEEV; from the exons ATGGCGACCCCACGATCCCCGGGTCCTCGCGGCGAAGAGCTCCTTGACTCAGCGCCGCTgctcggcggcggtgggcggcgtcGTGGCGCGCTGCGCCGGCCATCGCTCCGTGGGACGGCGCGGCTGCTGCGGCAGGGCGGTCGGCGGGCGATGCGGGAGCCGTCCCTGCTCGTGCGGGAGACTGCGGCGGAGCAGCTAGAGGAGCGCCAGGCCGACTGGGCGTACTCCCGCCCTGTCGTggcactcgacctcctctggaaccTCGCCTTCATCCTCACCACCGCCGTCGTGCTCGTGCTCAGCGGCGACGAAAGCCCGTCTGTGCCGCTCCGTATTTGGGTAGCCGGGTATGCCGTTCAGTGCGTCCTGCACATGGTCTGTGTTGCCATGGAGTATCGTGTGCGTCACGGCCAGCGTGGCGGGTCCTCTACGGCCGCCGACGAGGAGAGGGGCACTGATGGATCATCCTCGTCCATAGACGACGCCGGAGAGAGCGGTCCCCATGGACGCATTGACGACTTCGTCAG TGTGGCAAAACATCTGGAATCtgctaatacaatgttctcctttatATGGTGGATAATTGGATTTTACTGGGTATCTGCTGGTGGACAAGTTCTTACCCATGATGCACCTCAGCTCTACTG GCTTTGCATCGTCTTTCTGGCATTTGATGTTTTCTTTGTCGTCTTTTGTGTTGCTCTGGCTTGCATCATTGGTATTGCTGTTTGTTGCTGCCTCCCTTGTATCATAGCAATTTTATATGCAGTATCAGATCAG GAGGGAGCTTCTGAAGATGACATTCGCCAAATTCCGAAATACAAATTTCGGAGGATGGGCGAGCCTGAAAAGCAATCTGTCACCATGACTGAATCTTCTGGTGGAATAATGATAGAGTGTGGTACTAACCAACCTATTGAGAAAGTACTTGCAGCTGAAGATGCA GAGTGCTGCATCTGCCTTTCAGTGTATGATGATGGCGCGGAGCTGCGTGAACTCCCTTGTGGCCACCATTTCCACTGCGCTTGCATTGACAAGTGGCTTCACATCAATGCAACTTGCCCTTTGTGCAAGTTGAATGTGCGgaaaaacagcagcagcagtggtAGTGAAGAAGTATAA